TTCCTCAGCCTCTCAAAAATATATCTATCAAACACTAAATATATTTTGGTTAGTTCTTAATTATGTTTTTTAAGCTCTGAAATCTCTTTTTTAAGCAGATTAATTTCTTGCTGCTGCTGCTGTACTGCATTCACCAAAATTTTTGTAAGTGCACTTTCATCAAATTCTCTTTTGTCTTTAAGACCACTTTTCGCACTGTCATCTATTATATTGACCATATAAGGCGCAACTTTTTCAACATCCTGAGCTATAAAACCTACATATTTCTTATTTTGATCTTGATATCCTGACTTTTCATTATATCTATACGTAACAGGCTTTAATTGGTTAATAACATTTAATCCGTCCTCAAATTTTTCAATATCTTTTTTAACTCTTCTATCTGAGAAAGTTCCCCAGCTTCCTCCTCCAGGCTTGTCCGCTGTACCATTTACAGAAAGCAAGCTTGTTGGTGCACTTGTTCCAAGACCTAGAGATCCGTTAGCTTTAACTCTCAAACGCTCTTGGTAATAACCACCTACAGAATATCCAAAATAAAAATCTTCTTCATCTTTGCCAGTACCATTACGTATAGAACCGATCCCCCAGTTTGCTCCGCCAGCATTTGTTCCATCGTTTGTGAAACCTATGAGCGCTAAATTATTTGCTGCTGTTGTTGAAGTATTTCGAACCGCCAAGATAGGATACTGATTAGTACCATTAGGAGCATCGATTAAGGTATATCTGTTACTGACAGCTTCTGTTGCCACAACATGAAATCTGTTTTCAGGGGTGCTGGTATTAATACCTACATACCCATTAGCTCTTATTCTCATACGCTCGACATATTCGTTGTTAACTGGAGAGTTCCCAAAATAGAAATCTTCATTCGTATTACTCTGGTTACGTATGGATCCAATACCCCAGGATGCTCCTCCTCCTGCAGGTCCATTATTTGTAAAACCAATAAGGGAAAAGTTATTTGCTGCTGCGGGTGATGTATTTCTCAATGCTAATATAGGATGTTTAATACCAGCATTAGGAGCATCAATTAAGGTATATCTGTTATTTACAGATTTTGTTGTGATAACCTGAAACTTATTCTCCGGTGTTGTAGTTCCTAAACCAAAATTTCCGCTTTGCTGCAGAACCATATCATTATTTTGCTGAGCTGCTGAAGGTGTTCCGGAAGCAGGATTATCTTTTGCTCCATCTACGTGAAAAGTTCCTTGGGGATTTGAAGTCTGGACACCGACTTGTGAGTACATTAATGCTGGTGATAGCAATACCAACGCCAGTAGAGAAACTGTGTTTTTCTTTTTCATCATTTGTTAAAATATATGTGTTTAATTTTATCTTTCTTTTTCAATGTCTTCCCTATATTGTATCATACAAAGGAAAAATTAAAAAAGATCTTCTCGTTATGAAAAGCCCGGCAAAATTGAATGTTTCAGCTAAATTAATCTAAAAATGATATACAACAAATATACATCACATCTAAATCAAACTACAACAAAATTTCTATAATACTGATTATCAATAATAAAACAAACACAAAATAAAGAAATCCTACTTGTATCAATCTGTTTTCATACATTACTATTCGGAAAAATATTAACTCGGTTATCATTACCATTTATCTATATATTATAAAAATGTACATTCTCTATATGTAATCAAAAAGAACGTATCATCATTGATACGTTCTTTTTGATAGGTAAGGATTCGGATTGGTTATTAAAGAATGCTATTATAAAAACATTCCTCCTGAAACTTCAATTCTTTGTCCGTTGATCCATCCTGCATCT
The nucleotide sequence above comes from Chryseobacterium sp. 7. Encoded proteins:
- a CDS encoding tail fiber domain-containing protein codes for the protein MMKKKNTVSLLALVLLSPALMYSQVGVQTSNPQGTFHVDGAKDNPASGTPSAAQQNNDMVLQQSGNFGLGTTTPENKFQVITTKSVNNRYTLIDAPNAGIKHPILALRNTSPAAANNFSLIGFTNNGPAGGGASWGIGSIRNQSNTNEDFYFGNSPVNNEYVERMRIRANGYVGINTSTPENRFHVVATEAVSNRYTLIDAPNGTNQYPILAVRNTSTTAANNLALIGFTNDGTNAGGANWGIGSIRNGTGKDEEDFYFGYSVGGYYQERLRVKANGSLGLGTSAPTSLLSVNGTADKPGGGSWGTFSDRRVKKDIEKFEDGLNVINQLKPVTYRYNEKSGYQDQNKKYVGFIAQDVEKVAPYMVNIIDDSAKSGLKDKREFDESALTKILVNAVQQQQQEINLLKKEISELKKHN